From Cognatishimia activa, one genomic window encodes:
- a CDS encoding glycosyltransferase family 2 protein, whose protein sequence is MAERISIWQSYLLRLKRKRLLWRSFRSRHNLKLIRQGNVPDDGVLLFCVLRNEATRLPYFLEFYRDAGVNHFFFVDNGSDDGTSDLLADQSDCTVWNTEASYREARFGLDWLTWVFMKFGHNRWCLMADVDELLIYDGCDTRKLPELVSALEARGHEGFGALMLDFYPEGALGKQSYGPGQNPCDVLTHFDAGPFRQVRQTPRGNLWLQGGVRERVFFADAQEKSPTLNKIPLIKWRRSYAWVNSCHALLPRRLNFIYDGPKGSTPSGAFIHTKFLPEIVSKSETERQRKQHFHHPDQFDGYYKAVESAPVLYCEHSVRYSGPEQLADLNLISRRTALWDIE, encoded by the coding sequence ATGGCGGAGCGAATTTCGATTTGGCAATCTTATTTGCTACGCCTCAAGCGCAAGCGGTTGCTTTGGCGGTCCTTTCGATCTCGGCACAATCTGAAACTCATTAGGCAAGGGAATGTCCCCGACGATGGTGTTCTTCTATTTTGCGTTTTGCGAAATGAAGCGACCCGACTTCCCTATTTTCTTGAGTTCTACCGAGACGCAGGCGTCAACCATTTTTTCTTTGTCGACAATGGCAGTGACGATGGCACGTCAGACTTACTGGCGGATCAAAGTGACTGTACTGTCTGGAACACAGAGGCGTCATATCGTGAGGCGCGCTTCGGTCTTGATTGGCTGACTTGGGTCTTCATGAAGTTTGGTCACAATCGCTGGTGCTTAATGGCGGATGTTGATGAGCTTCTGATTTATGATGGCTGCGATACGCGGAAATTGCCCGAGCTTGTAAGCGCTCTGGAAGCGCGAGGACACGAAGGCTTTGGAGCGCTGATGCTGGATTTCTACCCGGAAGGCGCGCTGGGCAAGCAAAGCTATGGGCCTGGTCAGAATCCTTGCGATGTGCTCACCCATTTCGATGCGGGACCATTTCGGCAAGTGCGTCAAACCCCCAGAGGGAATCTCTGGCTGCAAGGTGGTGTGCGTGAGCGTGTCTTCTTTGCGGATGCACAAGAAAAGTCCCCAACTCTTAACAAAATTCCATTGATCAAGTGGCGGCGCAGCTACGCTTGGGTCAATTCCTGCCATGCATTGTTGCCCCGTCGATTGAATTTCATCTATGACGGCCCAAAAGGAAGCACGCCGTCGGGCGCATTTATTCACACAAAGTTCCTACCTGAGATTGTTTCCAAATCAGAAACAGAGCGCCAGAGGAAACAGCATTTTCATCATCCTGATCAATTTGACGGGTACTACAAAGCCGTTGAAAGTGCGCCAGTTTTATATTGTGAACATTCAGTTCGATACTCTGGTCCAGAACAGCTGGCTGATCTCAATTTGATCAGTCGCCGAACCGCCCTTTGGGATATTGAATAA
- the lptC gene encoding LPS export ABC transporter periplasmic protein LptC — MTYSKVINWLKVLLPLAALALLSTMFLFAQSVAPTSTIPFAEIDLEERINDQQITEPFLAGKTASGYDIRVTADAAKPDVANPGLAFVTTLRARIDIDARQSVNLASGAGQIDSKALTADFMDDVLITSTNGYEMRSAALALNLEAGTAISETEVTGVGPIGRFRAGAMQLTAGDESSQGRFLFTNGVELLYTPQKR; from the coding sequence GTGACGTATTCAAAGGTCATAAACTGGTTGAAAGTGCTGCTGCCATTGGCGGCGCTCGCGCTTTTGTCGACCATGTTTCTCTTTGCGCAATCCGTCGCCCCGACCAGCACCATTCCATTTGCAGAAATTGATCTTGAGGAACGGATCAATGACCAGCAAATCACCGAGCCTTTCTTGGCCGGGAAAACAGCAAGTGGTTACGACATTCGCGTGACTGCGGATGCCGCCAAGCCAGATGTCGCCAATCCTGGATTGGCATTCGTTACAACTTTGCGCGCGCGCATCGATATCGATGCGAGGCAGTCTGTTAACTTGGCCTCAGGCGCAGGGCAGATCGACAGCAAGGCACTGACCGCAGACTTTATGGACGACGTCCTGATTACTTCCACCAATGGCTACGAAATGCGCTCGGCAGCGCTGGCCTTGAACTTGGAGGCCGGCACCGCCATTTCTGAAACCGAGGTGACCGGTGTTGGCCCCATTGGCCGCTTTCGTGCGGGCGCAATGCAACTAACCGCAGGAGATGAATCGTCCCAAGGGCGTTTCCTTTTCACAAATGGCGTTGAACTGTTATACACGCCTCAGAAACGTTAA
- a CDS encoding LptA/OstA family protein → MYRLLAVCLALALTSAAYAQEFKVDFGISSNDPNAPIEVQADSLSVDQETGNAKFQGDVVITQGDMRFEAPLVEVTYNEAQDGISKLTGTGGVSILSGKDTARSENATYDVDTGLIFMQGSVALAQGANTMTAERMTVNTINSTAELHGRVRTVLKPGANQ, encoded by the coding sequence GTGTATCGACTACTTGCAGTATGTTTGGCGCTTGCGCTTACTTCCGCGGCCTACGCGCAGGAATTCAAAGTCGATTTCGGCATTTCTTCCAACGATCCAAATGCACCCATCGAGGTTCAAGCGGACAGCCTGAGCGTTGATCAGGAAACCGGCAATGCCAAGTTTCAAGGCGATGTTGTGATCACCCAGGGCGACATGCGATTTGAGGCGCCATTAGTCGAAGTCACATACAATGAAGCGCAGGATGGTATTTCCAAACTCACTGGAACTGGTGGTGTTTCGATTCTCAGTGGAAAAGACACCGCACGCTCTGAAAACGCGACCTATGATGTCGATACCGGCCTTATCTTTATGCAAGGAAGCGTGGCGCTTGCGCAGGGTGCAAACACCATGACCGCAGAACGCATGACCGTGAATACAATCAATTCGACTGCAGAACTGCATGGTCGTGTTCGAACCGTTTTGAAACCTGGGGCCAATCAATGA
- a CDS encoding ABC transporter permease, translated as MFQQTGPKSTFESAITIFGLVYHSIVRRVRKTHGNAMMSILINMMQAIIFVLAFFAMFSILGNRIPAIRGDFLLYLMSGIFLFMTHTKTMSAVAGAEGPSSPMMKHAPMNTAIAILAAAFGTLYIQLLSLFAILFVYHVAVTPVVIEDPIGALGMLLAAWFTGIGIGLVLLAIKPWFPAAVQILTTIYARANMIASGKMFTANTLPSFMLAMFDWNPLFHTIDQARGFTFINYAPRNTSIEYPLYVGLVLLVIGLMGEFYTRRQASLSWGSKR; from the coding sequence ATGTTTCAGCAAACCGGCCCTAAATCTACGTTTGAATCCGCGATCACGATCTTTGGCCTCGTGTACCATTCGATTGTGCGTCGTGTACGTAAAACCCATGGCAACGCCATGATGTCGATTCTGATTAATATGATGCAGGCCATTATTTTTGTTCTGGCCTTCTTTGCGATGTTTTCGATCCTCGGCAACAGGATCCCCGCTATTCGTGGTGATTTCCTGCTGTATCTCATGTCAGGAATTTTCCTGTTCATGACCCACACAAAAACCATGAGTGCGGTCGCAGGCGCTGAAGGCCCCTCATCGCCCATGATGAAACACGCGCCGATGAATACAGCGATCGCAATCCTCGCGGCAGCCTTCGGCACGCTTTACATCCAGCTGCTTTCGCTTTTTGCGATCCTATTTGTCTACCACGTTGCGGTGACCCCTGTGGTGATCGAAGATCCGATCGGGGCCCTTGGGATGCTGTTGGCAGCTTGGTTCACTGGCATCGGAATTGGGCTCGTATTGCTGGCAATCAAACCCTGGTTCCCGGCCGCCGTGCAAATCCTGACCACGATTTACGCACGCGCCAATATGATCGCATCGGGCAAGATGTTTACGGCAAATACGCTGCCGAGCTTCATGCTGGCGATGTTTGATTGGAACCCACTGTTCCATACCATCGATCAGGCGCGTGGGTTTACCTTTATCAACTACGCCCCCCGAAACACGAGTATCGAATACCCCCTTTATGTGGGCCTGGTCCTCTTGGTCATTGGTTTGATGGGTGAGTTTTACACCAGACGCCAGGCCTCGCTCAGCTGGGGTTCAAAGCGATGA
- the hpf gene encoding ribosome hibernation-promoting factor, HPF/YfiA family, with amino-acid sequence MRYQISGKQIDIGNSLQQHVEGELSSIMGKYAGRPTDAQVVFSKSAHEYVCETTVHLSTGLTAQAKGRATEIYAAFENCSDKMETQLRRYKRRLKDHHKDRSEPVELSGASSYILATDNASEETEPDSLQPVIVAEMEAKIPSLSVGEAVMQMEIASAPVLVFRNEGKDGINVVYRRDDGNIGWIDPQ; translated from the coding sequence ATGCGCTATCAGATTTCAGGAAAACAAATCGACATCGGAAATTCACTGCAGCAGCATGTTGAAGGTGAACTATCGAGTATCATGGGCAAGTATGCTGGTCGCCCAACGGATGCTCAGGTCGTATTTTCCAAGAGCGCACATGAATATGTCTGTGAGACCACTGTTCACTTGTCGACTGGCCTGACTGCGCAAGCCAAAGGTCGCGCCACCGAGATTTACGCAGCATTCGAAAATTGCAGTGACAAGATGGAAACCCAGCTGCGTCGATATAAACGTCGTCTTAAGGACCATCATAAGGACCGCTCAGAGCCGGTTGAACTTTCGGGTGCTTCCTCTTATATCCTCGCCACGGACAACGCCTCAGAAGAGACGGAACCTGACTCCCTACAGCCCGTGATTGTGGCTGAAATGGAAGCCAAGATCCCATCACTTTCCGTTGGCGAAGCTGTCATGCAGATGGAAATCGCCAGCGCACCTGTGCTAGTGTTCCGTAACGAGGGAAAAGACGGGATCAACGTGGTCTACCGCCGTGATGACGGCAACATTGGTTGGATCGACCCGCAATAA
- a CDS encoding SH3 domain-containing protein — protein sequence MIRVVLAILLLPSVLWAHEFQPDTYPVLGNVVNVASDDVLNIRLDPDHQSEILGTLAFDASNIEIVGEDETGLWGLVNSFEASGWVRLSFIDVPEQPRWHEFQTPLTCFGTEPFWDFHLNVGATEAIYEDFDGAATSYDRNWMTGIAARLPNTIGLGAGDLNSGFSAVIENQMCHDGMSDRENALRIRLFIHEDGASYGLDGCCGLSP from the coding sequence ATGATCCGTGTTGTGTTGGCAATTCTTCTTTTGCCGTCCGTACTTTGGGCACATGAATTCCAACCCGATACCTATCCGGTTTTGGGAAATGTCGTAAATGTCGCCAGCGATGATGTTTTGAACATCCGCCTCGATCCGGATCATCAATCCGAAATTCTTGGAACATTGGCCTTTGACGCATCCAATATTGAGATCGTTGGTGAAGACGAGACTGGACTTTGGGGACTCGTAAATAGTTTTGAAGCCAGCGGATGGGTACGGTTGAGCTTTATCGACGTGCCTGAACAGCCTAGGTGGCATGAGTTCCAAACTCCGCTCACCTGCTTTGGAACAGAACCCTTCTGGGATTTTCATTTAAACGTGGGCGCGACAGAAGCTATCTACGAAGACTTTGATGGTGCAGCGACGTCCTATGACAGGAATTGGATGACAGGCATCGCAGCCCGCCTGCCCAACACAATCGGTTTGGGTGCCGGGGATCTAAACAGCGGGTTTTCAGCGGTGATCGAAAATCAAATGTGTCATGACGGCATGTCGGATCGCGAAAACGCCCTGCGCATTCGCTTATTCATCCACGAGGACGGGGCGTCTTACGGGCTAGATGGCTGCTGCGGCCTTTCACCTTGA
- a CDS encoding nodulation protein NodH → MTERFDYFVVFAEMRTGSNFLEANLNGLDGVTCHGEAFNPHFIGYPNKTEVLGVSQDDRDSDPQVLINAVKSGDDFGGFRFFNDHDPRVLEPMLDDPRCAKIILTRNPMDSFVSWKIAQATGQWKLTDVRKRRDSKITFNGEEFAMHVARLQAFQVTLMNALQRSGQTAFYVAYEDLQDVEVMNGLAKFLGVDARLEELDGKLKRQNPSHISEKVENFDDIPSALRDLDQFNLARTPNFEPRRGAMVPSYVAGKNTGLMFLPIAGGPDASVRNWLAAMDGSEVDALQTDMNQKALRQWKRQFVPNRAFCVLRHPVARAHASFCKAILSTGPGSFLKIRRTLRNRFSLPIPEQMPDEAYGVDEHRAAFKEYLRFVKANLAGQTAIRQDSHWASQANLITGFANFASPDVLFREEELASGLPELAAKLGLSQAPAYAADPHETPFDIADIYDDEIEALCQDVYQRDYLTFGFSNWR, encoded by the coding sequence ATGACCGAACGCTTTGATTATTTTGTGGTTTTTGCTGAGATGCGAACCGGTTCGAACTTTCTGGAAGCCAACTTGAATGGGTTGGACGGTGTGACATGCCATGGAGAGGCCTTTAACCCGCATTTCATTGGCTATCCGAATAAGACCGAAGTATTGGGTGTGTCCCAGGATGATCGAGATTCAGATCCACAGGTTCTGATCAATGCAGTGAAGTCAGGTGATGATTTCGGCGGATTCCGCTTCTTCAACGATCACGATCCCCGCGTGCTTGAGCCGATGCTGGATGATCCTCGCTGTGCAAAAATCATTCTTACGCGTAATCCGATGGACAGTTTTGTTAGCTGGAAGATCGCGCAGGCAACAGGACAGTGGAAACTGACCGATGTGCGTAAACGTCGAGACAGTAAAATTACCTTTAATGGTGAAGAGTTTGCGATGCATGTCGCTAGGCTTCAGGCTTTTCAAGTGACCCTGATGAATGCTTTGCAACGGAGTGGGCAGACAGCCTTTTACGTTGCTTATGAAGATTTGCAGGATGTCGAAGTTATGAATGGCCTTGCAAAATTTCTTGGCGTTGATGCGCGCCTTGAAGAGCTCGATGGGAAACTTAAGCGGCAAAACCCAAGCCATATCTCTGAAAAGGTTGAAAACTTCGATGATATCCCGTCGGCATTGCGTGACCTTGATCAATTTAATCTGGCAAGAACGCCAAATTTTGAACCGCGCCGTGGCGCGATGGTTCCCAGCTATGTGGCTGGGAAAAATACAGGGCTGATGTTTTTGCCAATCGCAGGTGGGCCGGATGCTTCTGTTCGAAACTGGCTTGCAGCAATGGATGGGTCAGAGGTTGATGCATTGCAAACTGACATGAACCAGAAGGCCTTGCGTCAGTGGAAGCGTCAATTTGTGCCAAATCGCGCGTTTTGCGTGTTGCGCCACCCGGTTGCGCGTGCGCATGCAAGCTTTTGCAAGGCTATTCTGTCGACTGGGCCAGGCAGCTTCCTGAAAATCCGGCGCACACTGCGAAATCGCTTTTCACTACCAATTCCAGAACAGATGCCGGATGAGGCCTATGGGGTCGATGAACATCGCGCGGCGTTTAAAGAATACCTGCGATTCGTGAAAGCGAATCTGGCTGGGCAGACGGCTATCCGGCAAGATTCACATTGGGCCTCTCAAGCCAATCTGATCACTGGATTTGCGAATTTTGCATCACCAGATGTCCTCTTCCGAGAAGAAGAGCTGGCTTCCGGACTTCCAGAATTGGCTGCGAAACTTGGGTTGAGCCAGGCACCTGCATATGCAGCTGATCCGCATGAAACACCCTTTGATATTGCGGATATTTATGACGATGAAATCGAGGCTTTGTGCCAAGATGTTTATCAGCGTGACTACCTGACTTTCGGGTTTTCTAACTGGCGATAA
- a CDS encoding PTS sugar transporter subunit IIA: protein MDLSTILRPEAVRVISATSSKKRLLQDFGDLAASAYGLPAGKVVSALQERESLGPTGVGRGVALPHARLSEIHSVTGAFILLEKPIDFNSVDRQPVDLAFALFAPEDAGVDHLKALAHVSRQLRDSNFCNKLRSNPEASTLYTILTESDAMQAA from the coding sequence ATGGATCTATCTACTATCCTACGCCCGGAGGCGGTCAGAGTAATTTCGGCCACCTCCAGCAAAAAACGGTTGTTGCAAGACTTTGGTGATCTTGCAGCCTCCGCTTATGGTTTGCCTGCTGGCAAAGTCGTCTCTGCATTGCAAGAACGCGAAAGCCTCGGTCCGACAGGTGTTGGGCGGGGCGTTGCTCTCCCACATGCACGGTTGAGCGAAATTCACTCCGTAACTGGCGCCTTCATCCTTCTGGAAAAACCGATTGATTTCAATTCAGTAGACCGTCAACCGGTTGATCTGGCCTTTGCGCTATTCGCTCCGGAAGATGCGGGTGTGGATCACCTGAAAGCGCTGGCGCATGTGTCACGTCAACTGCGTGACAGCAACTTCTGCAATAAGCTGCGATCCAATCCAGAAGCGTCGACGCTATATACGATTTTGACGGAATCCGACGCGATGCAGGCGGCCTAA
- the cysQ gene encoding 3'(2'),5'-bisphosphate nucleotidase CysQ, with product MNYDVLVPVMRRLSIEAGRKIMEIYESDDFEVKQKSDDSPVTIADEAADAIISVGLREAFPDVMLVTEEQADSHKAKGDTFLIVDPLDGTKEFIHRRGDFTVNIAYVENGVPQRGVVFAPARNRMFFTQADGQSVEETGAFEPDAVGTITEINVAEADNSAVMIVASKSHRDQTTDDYINKYNVKDSKSAGSSLKFCLVATGEADIYPRVGRTMEWDTAAGHAVLLGAGGDVVRFDDHTPLKYGKEDFANPFFIAYAPSVDLKPA from the coding sequence TTGAACTACGATGTACTCGTCCCGGTCATGCGCCGCCTATCGATCGAAGCGGGCCGCAAGATCATGGAGATCTATGAGTCCGATGATTTTGAAGTGAAGCAGAAATCAGACGACAGCCCGGTCACCATTGCGGATGAAGCAGCCGATGCCATTATTTCTGTCGGGCTACGCGAGGCGTTCCCAGATGTGATGCTGGTGACTGAAGAGCAGGCCGACAGCCATAAAGCCAAAGGCGACACATTCCTGATTGTCGATCCACTGGACGGTACAAAGGAGTTCATCCATCGCCGTGGCGATTTCACTGTGAACATTGCCTATGTCGAAAATGGCGTTCCACAGCGCGGCGTTGTCTTTGCACCAGCGCGCAACCGGATGTTCTTCACTCAGGCTGATGGGCAGTCCGTTGAGGAAACAGGCGCTTTTGAGCCGGACGCGGTTGGGACCATCACTGAAATCAATGTTGCAGAAGCGGATAACTCTGCAGTGATGATTGTGGCTTCAAAATCTCATCGCGATCAAACCACAGATGACTACATCAACAAGTACAACGTCAAAGACAGCAAATCTGCAGGCTCCTCACTGAAGTTCTGCCTGGTTGCCACCGGCGAAGCTGACATTTACCCACGCGTCGGTCGCACGATGGAGTGGGACACAGCTGCGGGGCACGCGGTACTTCTAGGCGCTGGTGGTGATGTCGTGCGGTTTGATGATCATACGCCGCTGAAATATGGCAAAGAAGATTTCGCGAACCCCTTCTTCATTGCTTATGCTCCAAGTGTGGATTTGAAGCCTGCTTAA
- a CDS encoding beta-1,6-N-acetylglucosaminyltransferase — translation MTVGVVMMVHAALDRATQVANHWVASGCPVVIHVDANVSHKTFREFKTNFEGNEFVKFSKRHKCEWGMWGLVAATQSASELMLDNFPQVRHVYLSSGSCMPLRPVSELVSYLDARPQTDFIESATIADVPWTVGGLDSERFTLRFPFSWKRQRYLFDKYVHFQRRIKFKRRIPKGLVPHMGSQWWCLTRQTLSAILEDPDREQYDRYFQKVWIPDESYFQSLARLYSTNIESRSLTLSKFDHQGKPHIFYDDHLQLLRRSDCFVARKIWPKANRLYEAFLNSPMPEARRVEPNPAKIDRIFAKAVERRTIGRAGLYMQSRFLDQHWENGVTSAPYSVFQGFTELFEDFESWLSKASGCRVHGHLFAPARAEFAGGEKVLNGVLSDNAKLRDYNSQAFLTNLIWNTRGERQCFQYGPRDSQANNWLMAKDPNAQISVISGAWALPLFKSNRNFANIRKEAARLQKIESDFLDVLRSPWAKARVRIWTMAEFVEAPMEPLQTVIDEIGKHAPRRLAEAPRMTDLTGFGQFLQNLKNQGMHPYLMGDFPVGPNDPVDQKPTRRPYLVQ, via the coding sequence ATGACCGTCGGCGTCGTCATGATGGTGCATGCCGCGCTTGATCGTGCAACCCAAGTGGCCAACCATTGGGTGGCATCTGGTTGCCCGGTTGTCATTCACGTCGACGCCAATGTGAGCCATAAGACCTTTCGCGAATTCAAAACCAATTTTGAAGGTAATGAATTCGTCAAATTCTCCAAGAGACATAAGTGCGAATGGGGCATGTGGGGTCTCGTTGCGGCGACCCAATCCGCCTCAGAACTCATGCTGGATAACTTTCCTCAGGTGCGCCACGTCTACTTGTCTTCTGGATCATGCATGCCGCTCAGGCCAGTTTCAGAGTTGGTGTCTTACTTGGATGCTCGCCCACAAACGGATTTTATCGAAAGCGCAACGATTGCCGATGTGCCTTGGACGGTCGGCGGGCTCGATTCAGAGCGATTCACGCTCCGCTTTCCATTTTCGTGGAAGCGTCAAAGATATCTCTTTGACAAATATGTTCATTTCCAGCGCCGCATAAAATTCAAACGCCGCATTCCAAAGGGCCTTGTACCACACATGGGATCACAATGGTGGTGCCTGACGCGTCAAACCCTATCGGCGATTTTGGAAGACCCTGATCGAGAGCAATATGATCGCTACTTCCAAAAGGTCTGGATCCCCGATGAAAGCTATTTTCAGTCTCTCGCGCGGCTCTATTCGACCAATATCGAAAGCCGGTCTCTAACGCTGTCAAAGTTTGACCATCAAGGTAAGCCGCATATTTTCTACGATGATCACTTGCAGCTTTTGCGCCGTTCAGATTGTTTTGTGGCACGGAAAATCTGGCCAAAAGCAAACAGACTTTATGAGGCCTTCCTGAACAGCCCAATGCCTGAGGCGCGCCGGGTTGAACCAAATCCTGCGAAAATTGATCGCATCTTCGCCAAAGCGGTTGAGCGCCGCACGATTGGCCGTGCCGGGCTATATATGCAGTCGCGGTTCCTCGATCAGCACTGGGAAAACGGTGTTACATCAGCACCTTATTCTGTGTTCCAAGGGTTTACCGAACTCTTTGAGGATTTCGAAAGCTGGTTATCCAAGGCTTCTGGTTGCCGGGTTCATGGCCACCTGTTTGCACCTGCACGAGCAGAGTTCGCTGGAGGTGAAAAAGTCCTGAACGGTGTACTTAGCGACAATGCCAAGCTGCGGGACTATAACTCGCAGGCCTTTTTGACCAATCTGATCTGGAACACCCGTGGCGAGCGCCAGTGCTTTCAATACGGACCACGGGATTCTCAGGCCAACAACTGGCTGATGGCCAAAGACCCCAATGCGCAGATTTCGGTGATTTCCGGGGCCTGGGCGTTGCCGCTGTTTAAGTCCAATCGAAACTTCGCGAACATCCGTAAAGAAGCCGCTCGGCTGCAAAAAATCGAATCTGATTTTCTAGATGTCCTGCGGTCTCCCTGGGCTAAAGCGCGGGTTCGTATCTGGACGATGGCTGAGTTTGTAGAAGCGCCCATGGAGCCGTTGCAGACGGTCATCGACGAGATTGGCAAACACGCGCCCCGCCGCTTGGCTGAAGCACCGCGAATGACTGATCTGACTGGATTTGGACAATTCCTGCAAAACCTGAAGAACCAGGGCATGCACCCCTATCTGATGGGCGACTTCCCGGTCGGCCCGAACGATCCAGTGGATCAGAAACCGACACGTCGCCCCTATTTGGTACAATAA
- the lptB gene encoding LPS export ABC transporter ATP-binding protein yields the protein MNAPKLQVTEGDSGLKVEHLRKSYRKRVVIREVGLELKRGEVVALLGPNGSGKTTSFYAIAGLIVPEGGRVTIDGQDVTTMPMYRRAKLGIGYLPQEMSIFRGLSVEDNIMAILDITHKNRAKRRERLEELLSEFSIEHLRRAPALALSGGERRRVEIARCLAADPKYLLLDEPFAGVDPISVGDIRHLVADLKKRKIGVLITDHNVRETLEIVDRAYILHDGKVLMSGSPDEVVENENVRRVYLGDGFKIS from the coding sequence ATGAACGCGCCCAAGCTTCAAGTGACCGAAGGTGACTCCGGTCTTAAGGTTGAACACCTACGCAAAAGCTACCGCAAACGCGTTGTCATCCGTGAAGTCGGACTCGAACTTAAACGCGGGGAAGTTGTTGCACTGCTGGGCCCAAATGGTAGCGGCAAAACCACCAGTTTCTATGCGATTGCGGGATTGATCGTTCCCGAAGGCGGTCGCGTCACGATTGATGGTCAGGATGTGACCACAATGCCGATGTATCGCCGCGCGAAATTGGGAATTGGCTATCTGCCTCAAGAAATGTCGATCTTTCGCGGGTTAAGCGTGGAAGACAACATCATGGCGATTCTCGACATCACCCACAAAAACCGTGCAAAACGCCGGGAACGGCTTGAAGAGCTTCTGTCAGAATTTTCGATTGAACATTTGCGCCGCGCCCCTGCTTTGGCATTGTCAGGTGGTGAGCGCCGCCGTGTTGAAATTGCGCGCTGCTTGGCCGCAGACCCCAAGTACTTGTTGCTGGATGAACCCTTTGCTGGTGTAGATCCAATCAGTGTCGGTGACATCCGCCATCTCGTTGCAGATCTAAAAAAGCGTAAAATTGGCGTTTTGATTACCGATCATAACGTGCGCGAGACGCTCGAAATCGTCGACCGCGCCTATATTCTGCACGATGGCAAAGTCCTGATGTCAGGTAGCCCCGACGAAGTAGTCGAAAACGAGAATGTACGCCGTGTTTATCTCGGTGACGGTTTCAAAATCTCATAG
- a CDS encoding glycosyltransferase family 2 protein translates to MRLRRKRRLLRAMRKSQQLRTVQDHTSHIREGDVLLVSTVRDEAVRMPYFLQYYRNLGVDHFLFVDNDSADGFMDLVAGQRDVSVWYTSASYKSANFGVDWMNALKRRYAHGHWTLVVDPDEFFIYPFCDTRPINALTDWLDNSSIRSFSAMLLDMYPKGRLDEFSYQPGQDPLEIASWFDAGNYTISKNREYGNLWIQGGPRARAFFADEPYRAPALNKIPLVKWDRHYAYVSSTHTLLPRGLNLVYEEWGGEKASGILLHTKFLDTFAHKAGEEMVRKQHYAGSYEYSAYVTHLKDNPNFWCKWSEKYINWRQLEILGLMSKGNWA, encoded by the coding sequence ATGCGGTTGCGCCGTAAGCGGCGTCTCCTTCGTGCCATGCGCAAATCTCAGCAGTTGCGCACAGTGCAGGATCACACCAGCCATATTCGCGAAGGTGATGTGCTTCTCGTGTCCACAGTGCGTGATGAAGCCGTTCGAATGCCGTACTTCCTTCAGTACTATCGCAATCTCGGCGTCGATCATTTCCTGTTCGTGGATAATGACAGCGCTGACGGGTTTATGGATTTGGTTGCAGGGCAGCGCGATGTCTCTGTTTGGTACACAAGCGCAAGCTATAAGTCTGCGAACTTTGGCGTCGACTGGATGAATGCGCTGAAGCGGCGCTACGCGCATGGGCATTGGACCCTCGTGGTCGATCCGGACGAATTCTTCATCTACCCCTTCTGTGACACTCGCCCGATCAACGCGCTGACCGATTGGCTTGATAACTCTTCGATCCGCAGTTTTTCTGCCATGCTTTTGGATATGTATCCAAAGGGTCGGTTGGACGAGTTTTCATATCAGCCGGGCCAAGACCCACTAGAGATTGCCTCTTGGTTTGATGCGGGCAACTATACGATTTCGAAAAACCGCGAATATGGGAACCTCTGGATTCAAGGGGGGCCGCGTGCTCGCGCCTTTTTTGCGGATGAACCTTACCGCGCGCCAGCTTTGAACAAAATTCCATTGGTGAAGTGGGACCGTCACTATGCCTATGTGTCCTCCACACACACGCTTTTGCCGCGCGGACTAAACCTCGTGTACGAAGAATGGGGAGGCGAAAAGGCCAGCGGTATTCTTCTTCACACAAAGTTTCTGGATACATTTGCGCATAAGGCCGGCGAAGAGATGGTGCGTAAGCAGCACTATGCCGGGAGCTACGAATATTCGGCTTATGTTACCCACCTGAAGGACAACCCAAATTTCTGGTGCAAGTGGTCTGAAAAATACATCAACTGGCGCCAGTTAGAGATCCTGGGGCTAATGTCGAAAGGGAACTGGGCATGA